The following DNA comes from Candidatus Moraniibacteriota bacterium.
CCTTATTGAAGCCCTAGTATTGCTTTTCATTTTTTCTCTCATTACAGTAACTTTTTACTCCTTGTTTTCTTTTGGAATTAGATATATCCAGGACTCAAAAAACCGTCTGGGAGCTCTTGCCGTAGCCAATGAGAAAATGGAAATTGTAAGGAACCTTAAGTATGATGACATCGGAACAGTTGATGGTGAGGTTGAGGGAAACATTCCTCAGGATGAAACGGTTATTGAAAACGGTCGACAATACAATGTCCATACGCTAGTTGAGTATGTACAAGATTCATTTGATGGAATGTATCCGAATGATACCGCCTTTGAGGATTATAAAAGAGTGACCGTCACCGCTTCTTGGAATACCGGCGGAGTTAGTCAGAGAGAAGTTAAACTTGTTAGCCGGTTTGTTCCGCCGGGATTGGAGGTAGCTAATCCGGGGAATGGGATTTTGTCTGTCAATGTTTTCAGTGACCAGCCAGGAGGAACAGGAATTCCTAACTCTGTTGTTCACATATCCAATCCTGATACGGGACTTAACACCCAAAAGGAAACCGATGCTTCCGGCAATGCGACATTTATGGGAGATAAGGTCACGGAATCCATTCAAAAATATGAAATTACGGTTACTAAGACAGACTACGAAACAGTGAATACCCTGCCACCCTATTCAATCAGCCCCTTCAATCCTGTTGATGTACATGCCTCGGTAGTAATCGGATCAATCAATGTGACTAATATTGTTCAAAATAAATTGGCCAGTTTAGAAATTGCAACGGTTGATTATCTTGATCAGTCAATTGACGACATCAGTTTCCATTTAACCGGCGGAAGAAAAATTGGAACCGAAGTTGAAATGCCCAACGATCCAATTTATAATCTTAACACTGATAGCAGTACTGATTCCAGCGGTGAAAAGGATTTTGATAGAATAAGTCCCGGGCAGTATAAGTTTTATCTTGCTTCTTCGGTTACTGACGATTATGAACTTATCGCGACTGATCCATCTTCTTCATACGAAATCATCGACGGCAAGGAAATTTATTCTACTTCTCTATATTCTGATCAATCTCTGACTTGGAAGGTTAAATTAGCGGACAAAAACATCACTTCAATAATAATCTCAATTTTAAGAAGTGATGATGACTCTCCTATATCGGGAGCACAGGTTAATTTAAAAAATTCTTTCGGTTATGATCGAACACAAACAACTTCTGCTAACGGAAAAGTTTTTTTCCCGACAACATCCGATCCCTTTCAGGCCGAAACATATGATATCAAGGTTACTGCCGATGGCTTTAAGGAAAATAATTCCCAATCAACAGTAAACACCAATGAGTTGAAAGTAGAAACAATCAAATTGACAGCCCAATAAAAAGGAAAAATATGAAGTTTAAAAAGCATTCAGGGCTAACTTTAATAGAAACTCTTGTAGCCATAGCTATTTTTGTTATTGGCGTGGAGGGTTTTTCTCTGCTTTTCGCTCGCGCTTGGAAAAGTAATTCCTATACCTTAGAAATGGGACAAGCCTCTCTGATAGTTTCTCAAGGCGTAGGGAAGATGGTAAATTATATCCGCGGAGCAAGGCAAGCTGATAACGGGTCTTATCCGGTGCAGTCAGCCAATAACAATGATCTGGTGCTTTATTCTGACTATGACAAGGATGGAACAACAGAGAGAATACATTTTTATAAGAGCGGGCAAAATATTTTGATGGGCGTAAGAAACCCTACGGGCGGGATGCCTAAAACCTATCCCGCCGGGGATCAGGAAACGATATCCATTGCGAATTATATTGTCAATGATGCTGACACACCTATATTTTATTACTACAACAAAGATTACCCGGGTGACACCGCACATAATCCTTTGGACACCCCGGCGACCGTAGCCGATATACGGCTGGTAAAAATATATCTTAAAATAAATATTACTCCTAGCCGAGCTCCAGATGATATTGAAATGCAATCTTTCGTAGAAATGAGAAATTTAAACGATTACGATAGGATAAAATAGTAGCCCGTGTAATTCGGTTCCTGTTTAAATAGCTCCAATAAAAATTACATGAGTTTTAGTCGATACAATTTAAGATCTTCAAAGAGAAACCAAAAAGGTTCGGCTCTGGTTTATGCCCTGGTAATTTTGGCTATTGTTATGATTATCTTGGTCTCAATGTTGACCTATATCTCAGCACAACTTAAATTTAGCTTCAATCGGGTAGAAAAAGAAAGGGCCTTCCAGACAGCCGAAGCCGGGATTTATTATTACCGCTGGTACTTGGCTCATGAAACTTCGGGGAAAACTGCTCAGCAAATCAGTGATTTCTGGGAAGGAGGAACTGCTATCGGGGTATCTTCACCTTATGAAAGTGAATACGAAGGTATCGGAAAATACAAAGTTGAGGTAGATGCGCCTGATTCAGGATCAACTATCGTGACTGTTAAATCAACCGGTTGGACGTATAAGATGCCTAACATCACAAGGACAGTCCAAGTGCGGTTTCGACGGCCTTCTTGGAGTGAATATATGTGGGTAGTAAATGATTTTATCAATTTTGGCACAGGCGCTGAAGTGTATGGAAAAGTTCATTCTAATATTGGAATCCTATTTAATGGATTAGCTCATAATGTTGTTTCCTGTCTGGTTCCTTCTTTTAACGATCCAACTCACGGGGGCAGTTATCTTGATTTTGGCGTACATACTCATCAGGTTCCGGCCGATCCCGCCGCACCCGCTTATCCCTGGCCTGACGGCACTGTTCCTGATCGGCCGGATATTTTTATGGGCGGCCGCCAGTTTCCCATTCCCGAAGTTAGTTTTAGCGGCATTTTGTCTGATCTGGGTAATATGAAAAGTGAAGCCCAAGGCGGCCACGGAAAATATTTTGACGCAACGGGAGCAGGAAGAAGAATTATTCTCAAAAGCGATGGCACTTACGATATCTGCACCGTTGATTCTTATCATCACACTGCTTATTACATTACAAGTTATTTAAAAAACAGTGGAACAGGAACATGCAGCAGTTGCAGCGAGGACTGCCTTAGCAATTATCCCATTCTTAATGACAGGATTATTTTTGTTGAAAATAATGCTTGGGTAGAAGGAACAGTGAATAATAAAAGAGTAACCATTGCCGCCGCTAATCTGTCCGGGGGACCGTTAGCCAATATTTATATCGGATTGAATGACAGAGGAACAGGCAATATCCGCTATACTAATTATGATTGTAACAATATCATCGGGCTGGTTGCCCAGCAAAATATTTCCATTGTGAGAGATTGTCCAGACAATTTCGTTGTGGACGCTGCACTTCTAGCCCAGTCCGGACGAATAAGCCGGGGAAACTATGCAATCAATAGAAGTACATTGACGTTCAACGGGGCACTTGCATCGTATCTTCAGCCGTATTTTAACACTGGTAATAATGGATTTGGCATTCGTACTTATAACTTTGACAACAATCTCCTCTATTGCCCGCCTCCGTATTTTCCAACCGGGACGGAGTATTCCATAGATCTTTGGGAAGAACTGTAATATAATTTACTTACAATAAACAACTGACTACTGACAACTAAAAAATATTTCAATTTATTGTTGTAAGTCGTATATCGCCCGCCTGCCACTGCGAGGCACGAGCGGGCAGGTAAGTTGTAAGTTAATTTTGATGAGTTTTCTCAATAAAAAAGTTTTGAATTTCACTCACAGTCCTTTCGGACTGGATTTGAGCGACCTTTCGGTTAAAGTGGTTCAGCTGGAGCGGGAAGGGAAAAAGGACAAAATCGTCAGTTTTGGCACTTCAGCCATTCCGATAGGCAGTATTGTTGATGGGGAAATCATGAAAAAGGAGAATGTTATTTCTGCTATTAAAGAGGCAGTTAAAAAAGCCGGACCGAAAAAGATCAGGACGAAAAAAGTTATTTGCTCTCTCCCGGAAACCAAGGCCTTTTTGCGAATTATTAGCATTCCCAAGATGGAACAGGAAGAAATCAAGGAAGCCATAAAATGGGAAATGGAAGCCAATATTCCTCTTCCCATTGATCAGGTATATTATGACTGGCAAATGCTTGAGAAAAAACTTAGCAAAGAAGCTAACAAAATAGACATACTGGTAGTGGCAGTAGCAAAAAAAGTCGTTGACCAGTTTGTTGAAGTACTGGAACTTTCCGGACTGGCGGTGGAAGGGCTGGAAATAGAATCCATTGCTCAAACGCGGAGCTTTCTGGATGAAAGAGATGACAAGAAAACGACTCTCATCATTGATTTAGGGGACAGAAGAACAAGTTTTTCAATTTCCACCGGCACAATTCCTTGTTTTACCTGCAGCATTCCTCTTTCGGCTCAATCAATGACCGATGCTATTTCCAAAGGTCTGAGTATTTCTTTTGAGGAGGCGGAGAAAACAAAACTAACTTATGGAATCGGATCAGCAGTAAAAAGTGATCCCATTTTCCAGGCGGTAAAACCGGTACTGGAAAACCTGGTTTCCGAGTTGGAAAAGTCAATTGACTTTTATCTCACCGGATTGCAATACTCTGCTTCTATTGACCAAATAATTATCTGTGGAGGAGGAGCCAATGCTAAGGGAATCATTCCTTATTTATCTCAAAGGATGAGCAAAACGATAGAACTGGGAAATCCCTGGGTAAGCGTCCATATAGGAAGCAAACTGCCCCTTATTGATAGAAATAAGTCAGTGCAGTACTCTACCGCCATTGGACTCGCTTTAAAAGGAATTTACTATGAAGATTTATCTTGATCTTCTTCCTGAGGAAAAAAAGGAAGAAATAAAAAAGAAAAAAGCGTTTTGGATGATTATTCGGCAGGAATTGCGCTTTCTTATTCCGATAATTGTTTTTATTTCCATTTTATTTTCCATCAATTTGATTCTGAAAATACAGAGCGACAGTTGGAACGGCATCTATTCCCTTGAGCAATCGCAAAAAGAATATCAGGAACTGAAAACATATGAAGAAGAATTCCGCCAGGTAAACTCTAAAATATCTTCATTCTCCCGCCTTCAGGAGGGACACTTGTATTGGTCTAATGTTTTTTATCAACTTAGCGATCTCGTTCCCGAAGAAATTTCAATTAACGGTTTAATAACTAAAGATTATCAGGTTTCTCTTTCGGGAAAAGCGAAAAATCGAAATAATCTCCTGGCGCTGCAGGAAAAAATTCAAAGTTCCGAGTGCTTTTCCAATGTGAATGTCCCCCTCTCTAATTTAGTGAATAAAGAAAACGTTGATTTTCAGATAGATTTTGAAGTGGCAATTAACTGCTTAAAAAACAAATGAAACCGTTCTGGAAAAAATACAGGACCCATCTAATCATTCCGCTTTATCTTGCGTTTATCGGACTGGTATTTTATTTTTCCGTCAGACCGCTAATTGGGAAAATAAATGAGACCACCAACAGGATCCAGGAGGGAATTGCAAACCAGGAGAACAGGAAAAAGCGACTTGAAGAACTGCCGAAACTGCGAGAGCAATTCGAGATGATAAAAAATGAAGAAGAAAATTTTTTTCCTCTTTTGACGGAAGACAGGGTCGTAGAGCTGATAGAAAAAATAGAAATGCTTGCTGAAAATACTGGAAATACAATAATTATTGAAGTTCAGGAATTCAAAGGCAAGGATGCGGCTGGAGCAAAAAAAGGAGGAAAAACGACCGGTCAGGAAGAAAAATTACGTTCGGAACTGCCGGGCAGTGATTATCTTGAGATGAAAATCAAACTTGCCGGAAATTATAATAATTTAGTTGATTTCACAAGAAAAATAGAAACAATGGAATATCACGCTGACATTGTCTCTTTTGAAATATCTGTCAAGCCGGATACAATCGAAAGTCAGCAGCGGACTCCTGACATATTTTCCACAACAGATTCTGCCTTGGATAAAAAAATAACCAGCCAGGAAGCTGAAAATATCACTGAAAAAAAAGAGATTGCGCTAAATTCCGTCATCAATGCCGTTTTTTATCTAAAGAAATAAAAATATGGACGTAAAAAAAATATTGAAGTTCAATAAAGCGGACTGGAATTTCAAAAAAGCCGGGAAAACTGCGGCAGCTTTTTGGATGCGCCATCACCAAATTATTTTCATCTCTTTTTTCCTGTTTGTGGCGGGAGCGGGATTATTTTTGTGGTATCAGAATTTATATAAAGCTGGATGGAGCGAAGAAAGGAAAAGACAGCATGCTCTTTCCCAAAATCAGGAAGTAAATCTTAAAGAAGGAGAATTCCGGAAAGTGCTTGAAGAAATAACCAGAAGAAAAACTGCTTTCAATTCGGAGTATCAGACCATAAAGGATATTTTTAGGCCGTATTAGAATTTGAAAATAGTAAAACCCCATCTCTTTATTTCAAGTTTCTTGAAGCGAGATGGGGTTTTTTTTGATTCCGGCTTATTGGGAAATAGGTGCACCTTTTCCTCCTTTCTTTTCATTCAATATTTCCTGTTCTACTTCCTCGGCTGTCACGATGCCTGTTCTGTTTTTGCGATTGTCGCGAAATTTAAGAAAGAGCGGCACGATCTTGTTTTTAATTGTTTCGTCAGAAAAACCGCGGATTCTTAGTTCTTTTTCAATCTCCTGAATGTTAGGACTTCCTATTCCCCCAGACCGGAATCCTGCGAGAAGGGAACGAATTTTAGTTCTGGCCACTTCTTTCACCTCCTTACTGAAATTTTTCAGCTTCTAGATGATAGCAGTTTGGGGGTGTTTGTCAATGAGTAAGAATAAAAATGAAAAATGGCTTAAATAAAATAAAAAATTCCGCCATAAGCAGACGGCACAAGTGTAAAATAAAAAATTTTTCGCTAGTGCTTCTTCCAGGATTATTCCTTTCAAAATTTTTGGTGCCCCTGCTAGGACTCCCTACCTGCCATGCTGCGTCCCCTGAAGGATTCGAACCCTCAACCTCTTGGTCCGAAGCCAAGCGCTCTATCCATTGAGCTAAGGGGACATATATTCGGCGGGCAGTGAAGCTAGACGCTCTGTTTATTAAACTATGGGCGCGCGCTATGCAGAATAAACTCCGCCCAGCGTGATACTTGCCCCGCACTTTGTAAATAGTGCCGGGGTCCATTATACCACAGGGGCAATTTTTGGGTGGCTAGAGGGAATCGGACCCTCATACCTGGTACCACAAACCAGTGTTCTACCATTGAACTATAGCCACCATAAAAAAATTTTATTGCGCCCTCGGCAGGAATCGAACCCGCATCAATGCCTTAGAAGAGCACCGCTCTATCCATTGAGCTACGAGGGCTTAAAGTGCGCTGTGCAGGGATCGAACCTGCGACCTTGGGCTTAAGAGGCCCCTGCTCTACCGGCTGAGCTAACAGCGCGTTTAAAACAAAAAAATAATACCAGATTAACGAATCAAAGTCAACAAAAACCTACATCCCATGCTCTTCTTTGTACTTCTTCCATTCTTTATTTGACCAGTCATCCGGTTTTTCAGTGAGTTTTTCTTCTCCGGGATGAGGATATTTAGCCGGGGAGTCGTAAGAGCTGTTAAAGACATCCTTGAGAATTACATTGCCATCCTTGTCTTTCACGATCTGGGTGAACGTAGTTTTCATTGACCCGTCCGGGTTACGTTCCAGGACTTTAGGGCCTTCGATTTCTACCGTTCGGCCGTCGCTGACTCCGTAAAACTGGAAAATAAGTTCCGTTCCCTCGATTTTTGTCTGAATCAAAATATAGCCGGGAGTATTGTTAATAAACCGCAGGTCAGGACGGGGAATATAAACAGTGGCGTCTATTCCTTGGGGATTATAGTAAGCGACAGGATAGGCGTGATTTCTCCGGGCGGTAATCTCCAGTCCGGAGTAAATGGCTGCCCGGAAAGCAGTAGTGGAGATCTGACAAATTCCGCCTCCAAATTCCGGTTCGGTCTTGTCTTTTTTAATGACTAATTCCGGTGTATATCCGTGCTCGCTGTCAACCGGTCCAAGGGTTTTCACAAAAGAAAATTCCTCTTCGGGCTTGATTAAAATTCCATTGAAACGACTGGACCCTATCTTAATGTTGTGAATTCTGTTTTTAGGCGATCCCCTAAAATTAGATCTTCCTTCGCCGATCAAAGTTGTTATGCCTAAGGTATCAATGGCATCGGATTTTATTTCTGACTCCAGAATATTATAAAACAATTCAATCTCTCTTGTCTCCTGAGCGGGAATACTGATTACCAGTAAACTTTTAAGTAGCGCCTCATGGCTTTTAGACACGTCGAGTTTAAAACCATTTTCACTTAGGGAAAATGCCGACACCTTGTTATTTTCAACCTGAAATTTGGCGTTCATCGGGTCTTTGTTCACTTTTCGCTCCAGGTCTTTCAGAAAAGATTGTATTTCCTCCTTTTTAAGTTCTAAGTGAGTCGTTTTTTTAGTAAACGAGCGCTCTCGTTCGGCAACGGAAAAATCGCACATCAGATGATCACCAGGACAGTAGCTGGTATTTTCTATTTCGGACTTTGAGGAGGCGGGAAAATAAAGTGCTGATTTTATTCCTATCCACTGGGGAAAAACGTTCTCTGATACAATTTCCTCGTAAGGTCCTATTTTAAGAACCAATTT
Coding sequences within:
- a CDS encoding prepilin-type N-terminal cleavage/methylation domain-containing protein, which translates into the protein MKFKKHSGLTLIETLVAIAIFVIGVEGFSLLFARAWKSNSYTLEMGQASLIVSQGVGKMVNYIRGARQADNGSYPVQSANNNDLVLYSDYDKDGTTERIHFYKSGQNILMGVRNPTGGMPKTYPAGDQETISIANYIVNDADTPIFYYYNKDYPGDTAHNPLDTPATVADIRLVKIYLKINITPSRAPDDIEMQSFVEMRNLNDYDRIK
- a CDS encoding pilus assembly PilX N-terminal domain-containing protein codes for the protein MSFSRYNLRSSKRNQKGSALVYALVILAIVMIILVSMLTYISAQLKFSFNRVEKERAFQTAEAGIYYYRWYLAHETSGKTAQQISDFWEGGTAIGVSSPYESEYEGIGKYKVEVDAPDSGSTIVTVKSTGWTYKMPNITRTVQVRFRRPSWSEYMWVVNDFINFGTGAEVYGKVHSNIGILFNGLAHNVVSCLVPSFNDPTHGGSYLDFGVHTHQVPADPAAPAYPWPDGTVPDRPDIFMGGRQFPIPEVSFSGILSDLGNMKSEAQGGHGKYFDATGAGRRIILKSDGTYDICTVDSYHHTAYYITSYLKNSGTGTCSSCSEDCLSNYPILNDRIIFVENNAWVEGTVNNKRVTIAAANLSGGPLANIYIGLNDRGTGNIRYTNYDCNNIIGLVAQQNISIVRDCPDNFVVDAALLAQSGRISRGNYAINRSTLTFNGALASYLQPYFNTGNNGFGIRTYNFDNNLLYCPPPYFPTGTEYSIDLWEEL
- the pilM gene encoding type IV pilus assembly protein PilM, producing MSFLNKKVLNFTHSPFGLDLSDLSVKVVQLEREGKKDKIVSFGTSAIPIGSIVDGEIMKKENVISAIKEAVKKAGPKKIRTKKVICSLPETKAFLRIISIPKMEQEEIKEAIKWEMEANIPLPIDQVYYDWQMLEKKLSKEANKIDILVVAVAKKVVDQFVEVLELSGLAVEGLEIESIAQTRSFLDERDDKKTTLIIDLGDRRTSFSISTGTIPCFTCSIPLSAQSMTDAISKGLSISFEEAEKTKLTYGIGSAVKSDPIFQAVKPVLENLVSELEKSIDFYLTGLQYSASIDQIIICGGGANAKGIIPYLSQRMSKTIELGNPWVSVHIGSKLPLIDRNKSVQYSTAIGLALKGIYYEDLS
- a CDS encoding PilN domain-containing protein, translating into MKIYLDLLPEEKKEEIKKKKAFWMIIRQELRFLIPIIVFISILFSINLILKIQSDSWNGIYSLEQSQKEYQELKTYEEEFRQVNSKISSFSRLQEGHLYWSNVFYQLSDLVPEEISINGLITKDYQVSLSGKAKNRNNLLALQEKIQSSECFSNVNVPLSNLVNKENVDFQIDFEVAINCLKNK
- a CDS encoding VanW family protein, translating into MSSIKLLLKFLLIFLLLTTAAVFPPDGIAKANESPGSSEENFPFKKLVLKIGPYEEIVSENVFPQWIGIKSALYFPASSKSEIENTSYCPGDHLMCDFSVAERERSFTKKTTHLELKKEEIQSFLKDLERKVNKDPMNAKFQVENNKVSAFSLSENGFKLDVSKSHEALLKSLLVISIPAQETREIELFYNILESEIKSDAIDTLGITTLIGEGRSNFRGSPKNRIHNIKIGSSRFNGILIKPEEEFSFVKTLGPVDSEHGYTPELVIKKDKTEPEFGGGICQISTTAFRAAIYSGLEITARRNHAYPVAYYNPQGIDATVYIPRPDLRFINNTPGYILIQTKIEGTELIFQFYGVSDGRTVEIEGPKVLERNPDGSMKTTFTQIVKDKDGNVILKDVFNSSYDSPAKYPHPGEEKLTEKPDDWSNKEWKKYKEEHGM